One window of the Procambarus clarkii isolate CNS0578487 chromosome 89, FALCON_Pclarkii_2.0, whole genome shotgun sequence genome contains the following:
- the LOC123773296 gene encoding keratin-associated protein 10-11-like: MTTIEITQQEHRLRQGVHRPPSPLTAPTGRIGRGPPKCKPPKCKPGKCKSPKFKSPKCKPGKCKSPKCKSPNCKSPKCKSPKFKSPKCKPGKCKSPKFKSPKCKPGKCKSPKFKSPKCKPGKCKSPKCKSPNCKSPKCKSPKCKPGKCKSPKCKSPKSKPGQCKSPKCKSPKCKPGKCKSPKCKPGKCKPPTCKPPKCKSPKCKSPKCKPPTCKPPTCKSPTCKSPKCKPGKCKSPKCKPGKCKSPKCKSPKCKSPKCKSPKCKPPTCKPPTCKPPTCKSPKCKPGKCKSPKCKPGKCKSPKCKSPKCKSPKCKPGKCKSPKCKPGKCKPPTCKSPVDRLKSIYVVS, encoded by the exons ATGacaacaattgaaatcacccagcaggagcacaggctccggcaaggagtcca ccgtccaccaagccccctcacggcgccaacgggccggataggGAGGGGGCCCCCAAAGTGTAAGCCACCAAAGTGTAAGCCAGGAAAGTGTAAGTCACCAAAGTTTAAGTCACCAAAGTGTAAGCCAGGAAAGTGTAAATCACCAAAGTGTAAGTCCCCAAATTGTAAGTCACCAAAGTGTAAGTCACCAAAGTTTAAGTCACCAAAGTGTAAGCCAGGAAAGTGTAAGTCACCAAAGTTTAAGTCACCAAAGTGTAAGCCAGGAAAGTGTAAGTCACCAAAGTTTAAGTCACCAAAGTGTAAGCCAGGAAAGTGTAAATCACCAAAGTGTAAGTCCCCAAATTGTAAGTCACCAAAGTGTAAGTCACCAAAGTGTAAGCCAGGAAAGTGTAAGTCACCAAAGTGTAAGTCACCAAAGAGTAAGCCAGGACAGTGTAAGTCACCAAAGTGTAAGTCACCAAAGTGTAAGCCAGGAAAGTGTAAGTCACCAAAGTGTAAGCCAGGAAAGTGTAAGCCACCAACGTGTAAGCCACCAAAGTGTAAGTCACCAAAGTGTAAGTCACCAAAGTGTAAGCCACCAACGTGTAAGCCACCAACGTGTAAGTCACCAACGTGTAAGTCACCAAAGTGTAAGCCAGGAAAGTGTAAGTCACCAAAGTGTAAGCCAGGAAAGTGTAAGTCACCAAAGTGTAAGTCACCAAAGTGTAAGTCACCAAAGTGTAAGTCACCAAAGTGTAAGCCACCAACGTGTAAGCCACCAACGTGTAAGCCACCAACGTGTAAGTCACCAAAGTGTAAGCCAGGAAAGTGTAAGTCACCAAAGTGTAAGCCAGGAAAGTGTAAGTCACCAAAGTGTAAGTCACCAAAGTGTAAGTCACCAAAGTGTAAGCCAGGAAAGTGTAAGTCACCAAAGTGTAAGCCAGGAAAGTGTAAGCCACCAACGTGTAAGTCACCTGTTGATAGATTGAAGAGTATTTATGTTGTGTCGTGA
- the LOC138359115 gene encoding keratin-associated protein 4-9-like, translating into MRGHKKGGGLHKCKSLKCKPGKCKSPKCKPPKCKPPKCKPLKCKPGKCKSPKCKSPKCKSPKCKPGKCKSPKCKSPKCKPLKCKPGKCKSPKCKPPKCKPPKCKPLKCKPGKCKSPKCKPGKCKPGKCKPPKCKSPKCKPGKFKSSKCKSPNCKSPKCKPGKCKSPKCKSPKCKSPKC; encoded by the coding sequence ATGAGGGGACACAAGAAGGGTGGTGGCTTACACAAGTGTAAGTCACTAAAGTGCAAGCCAGGAAAGTGTAAGTCCCCAAAGTGTAAGCCACCAAAGTGTAAGCCACCAAAGTGTAAGCCACTAAAGTGTAAGCCAGGAAAGTGTAAGTCACCAAAGTGTAAGTCACCAAAGTGTAAGTCCCCAAAGTGTAAGCCAGGAAAGTGTAAGTCACCAAAGTGTAAGTCCCCAAAGTGTAAGCCACTAAAGTGTAAGCCAGGAAAGTGTAAGTCCCCAAAGTGTAAGCCACCAAAGTGTAAGCCACCAAAGTGTAAGCCACTAAAGTGTAAGCCAGGAAAGTGTAAGTCACCAAAGTGTAAGCCAGGAAAGTGTAAGCCAGGAAAGTGTAAGCCACCAAAGTGTAAGTCCCCAAAGTGTAAGCCAGGAAAGTTTAAGTCCTCAAAGTGTAAGTCACCAAATTGTAAGTCACCAAAGTGTAAGCCAGGAAAGTGTAAGTCCCCAAAGTGTAAGTCACCAAAGTGTAAGTCACCAAAGTGTTAG